GCTCTCACCCGGGGCAGAGCTCCCGCTTCGGGCCGCAGCTGTCCTCCGGCCCGGGGACGCCCGCCGTGCCGCCGGGGCCGGGTACGCCGCCGTCGCGCGGCGGGGCCGGGGCGCCCGGCACCCCGCCGAAGCGGACGTAGCCGATCTCCCGCCCCTCGCCGATGACCATGCCCCTCGGGCCGACGGCGAGGGCGTTCGCGGAGGTGCGCAGGCTCGCCAGTTCCCGCCCGGTACGCGGGTCCAGCGCCACCAGCCGGGACGGCTTCTCGTCGGCGATCACGGCCGCGTACGGGGTGAGCGCCGCACCGGCCTTCGCCCCGGTCGGACGGGTCCACCGGACGCGCCCGGCGCCCAGCTCCCGGCCGACCACCGCGCGCTTGTCGGCCGACCGGACCAGGGCGTACCGGTCGTCGACCGCGAGCAGCTTCTCCCCGGCGGAGGTGACCAGCAGCAGCCGCCCGTCGTAGCCGTCGAGGACCGCCTCGCGGGCGTCCGGGGCCACCCCGATCAGCACGTTGCGCGCGCCGTGCGGGTCCTCCCGCTGCACGCAGCCGGCGTTGTCGGCGGTCCGCAGGTTGATCCCGGCCCGCCGCCACGTCTCCTGGCCGGTCGCCGGGTCGCGGCCGGAGATGGCGAAGTAGCAGGTGCCGTCCTGGGAGCGGGCGGTGATCCGCAGCAGCCGGCCACCGACCACCGACAGCCGCTCGTCGCGGCCGGGCTCGACGTCCTGGAGCACCCGCCCGGTGGCGGTGTCGAGGACGTGCACCCGGCCGTCGATGGGGAAGCCGAGCAGCGGCGGCACGGGTTCCGGGCCGGCCACCTCGTCGTCGATCCGGACGGCGTCCAGCCGGCGGGTGTCGAGCAGCCCCGGGTTGTCGCCGAGCAGACCGCTGCGCACGCCGGGCACGAAGGCCGTCCAGAGCGGGGCGGTGCCGCGCGCGTCCCAGGCGCTCACCGTGCAGTCGGTGGCCTCGACGCAGCGGGCGTCGAGCAGCATGTTGCGGTACGTCCAGACGGCCACCGCGTCGCCGTTGCGCCGCCGCGTGGCGCCGGTCGTCGGATCCAGCACCTCGTACCCCTTGACCAGCAGCTTGCCCACGACGACGACGGGGTCCCGGTCGCCGCCGGCCACCGCGGCCCAGTCGGCCTTGCGCTCCCACAGCTGGGCGCCGGTGGCCAGGCTGCGCGCCTCCACGCGGGTGCGCTGCTCGACCACCACGGTGTCGCCGGCGATGGTCACGCTGCGCGGGGTGCCGCCGACGCGCTGCTGCCAGACCACGTCCGGCTCGGAGATCGGCTCGCTGCGGTCGACCCACTCCCACACCCCGGGGAACGGGTTCCACACTCCGGTGGCGGCGAGCGCGACGACCACGACGAGCGCGAGCAGCAGCCCGCCACGCCACCCCCCGAGGCCGCCCGCCTTCGCCACACGCACACGGTAGCGACGACCGCAGCGCCGCCGCTCTCCCGCGCCGCCGTGTCGCCGCCCTTTCTCGCGTGCCCGTGGGCGTACGGGAGGGCCTCCGCCCGCTGCTCAGCGCTGGGCGGCGGAGCGGATCAGGGGGAGGGTGCGGTAGGGGATCTGCTCGGCCAGGGCGATGATCGTCGAGGCGCGGCGGATGCCCTCGTACGAGACGATCTGGTCGATCACCCGCTGGAGGTCGGTGTTCGAGCGGGCCACGATCCGGCAGAGCAGGTCGCTGGAGCCGGTGATGGTGTGCGCCTCCAGCACCTCCGGGATCGCGGCCAGGTGCGCGGCGACCTTGTCGTGCCCGTGCCGCTGGCTGATCTCCAGGGTGACGAAGCTGGTGACCCCGAACCCGATCGCCGCCGGGGTGATCTCCGGCCCGAACCCCGAGATGACGCGCCGCTCGACCAGCTTGTCCAGCCGGGCCTGCACGGTGCCCCGGGCGACCCCGAGGCGTCGGGAGCACTCCAGCACCCCGATGCGCGGCTCCTCGGCGAGCAGTTCGATCAACCGCGCGTCGAGGGCATCGAGCTGTACACCTTGACCAGCACTCATGGTGTATCACCCTACTTAATGCGCAACCTGACCAGGCGTTGGCGCGACAGTTGCCCAGTACGGCACTCCACCGCGATCCTCGCCACAGGACCCTGCACACGACCAACGGCGGCGGCCACGGGGCCGACCGGAACTTGAGGGAGACCGCGATGACCCAGGCGATCGACCGCCCCCAGGCGACCGACGACGTCGACGTCGACGTGCTCGTCGGCGCCGTGGACCACGACATCAGCCGCGACCCGTTCCCGGTCAAGGGCCTCGACCACGTGCACTTCCTGGTGGGCAACGCCAAGCAGGCCGCGCACTACTACTCCACCGCGTTCGGCATGACCTGCGTGGCGTACCGGGGCCCCGAGCAGGGCTACCGGGACCACGCCCAGTACGTGCTGACCAGCGGCTCGGCCCGGTTCGTGCTGACCGGCGCGGTCCGCCCGGACGCCGAGGGCGCCGAGCACGTCGCGAGGCACAGCGACGGTGTCTCCGACATCGCGCTGGAGGTGCCGGACGTCGACGCCGCGTACGCGCACGCCACCGCGCAGGGTGCCACCGGCCTGCTCGAACCGCACGACGTCAGCGACGAGCACGGCACCGTACGGCTGGCCGCCATCGCGGCGTACGGCGACACCCGGCACACCCTCGTCGACCGGTCCCGCTACACCGGCCCGTTCCTGCCCGGGTTCGTGGCCCGCAAGCCGATCGTGGACCGGCAGCCGATGATCGACGCCGGCCTCCAGCCGAAGCGGTTCTTCCAGGCCGTCGACCACGTGGTCGGCAACGTCGAGCTCGGCCGGATGGACGAGTGGGTCGAGTTCTACAAGCGCGTCATGGGCTTCTCGAACATGGCCGAGTTCATCGGCGACGACATCGCCACCGACTACTCGGCGCTGATGAGCAAGGTCGTCGCGAACGGCACCCGCAAGGTGAAGTTCCCGCTCAACGAGCCGGCGATCGCCCGCAAGAAGTCGCAGATCGACGAGTACCTGGAGTTCTACCAGGGCCCGGGCGCCCAGCACATCGCCGTGGCCACCAACGACATCCTGGCCA
The window above is part of the Micromonospora sp. M71_S20 genome. Proteins encoded here:
- a CDS encoding PQQ-binding-like beta-propeller repeat protein — protein: MAKAGGLGGWRGGLLLALVVVVALAATGVWNPFPGVWEWVDRSEPISEPDVVWQQRVGGTPRSVTIAGDTVVVEQRTRVEARSLATGAQLWERKADWAAVAGGDRDPVVVVGKLLVKGYEVLDPTTGATRRRNGDAVAVWTYRNMLLDARCVEATDCTVSAWDARGTAPLWTAFVPGVRSGLLGDNPGLLDTRRLDAVRIDDEVAGPEPVPPLLGFPIDGRVHVLDTATGRVLQDVEPGRDERLSVVGGRLLRITARSQDGTCYFAISGRDPATGQETWRRAGINLRTADNAGCVQREDPHGARNVLIGVAPDAREAVLDGYDGRLLLVTSAGEKLLAVDDRYALVRSADKRAVVGRELGAGRVRWTRPTGAKAGAALTPYAAVIADEKPSRLVALDPRTGRELASLRTSANALAVGPRGMVIGEGREIGYVRFGGVPGAPAPPRDGGVPGPGGTAGVPGPEDSCGPKRELCPG
- a CDS encoding Lrp/AsnC family transcriptional regulator, whose translation is MSAGQGVQLDALDARLIELLAEEPRIGVLECSRRLGVARGTVQARLDKLVERRVISGFGPEITPAAIGFGVTSFVTLEISQRHGHDKVAAHLAAIPEVLEAHTITGSSDLLCRIVARSNTDLQRVIDQIVSYEGIRRASTIIALAEQIPYRTLPLIRSAAQR
- the hppD gene encoding 4-hydroxyphenylpyruvate dioxygenase; protein product: MTQAIDRPQATDDVDVDVLVGAVDHDISRDPFPVKGLDHVHFLVGNAKQAAHYYSTAFGMTCVAYRGPEQGYRDHAQYVLTSGSARFVLTGAVRPDAEGAEHVARHSDGVSDIALEVPDVDAAYAHATAQGATGLLEPHDVSDEHGTVRLAAIAAYGDTRHTLVDRSRYTGPFLPGFVARKPIVDRQPMIDAGLQPKRFFQAVDHVVGNVELGRMDEWVEFYKRVMGFSNMAEFIGDDIATDYSALMSKVVANGTRKVKFPLNEPAIARKKSQIDEYLEFYQGPGAQHIAVATNDILASVDAMRAAGVEFLDTPDSYYDDPELRARIGQVRVPIEELKTRKILVDRDEDGYLLQIFTKPVQDRPTVFFELIERHGSLGFGKGNFKALFEAIEREQEARGNL